Below is a genomic region from Neorhizobium galegae.
TGAATTGGCACGCATGACGACGCATCGAGCCGTCAGCGATATGTGCCGCATTCATAACAGGTGAGGCAAGGGCGGCAATTAGACAAACGGTTCATCCGGGCGGCAACGATCTCGCTTCAAAGATTTGCAATTCTGTCCCAATTCGATTATAGGGCGGTAAATTCCCGGAAATTGTGGTTGATACCCACGGCCCGCGACACCGGCGCGGACGGACAGAGGACCTATACCCATGGCTCAACAATTGCTCATGCCGAAGGCGACCGCTGTATGGCTGGTCGACAATACCGCGCTTTCCTTCGAACAGATCGCCAATTTCTGCAAACTCCACCCGCTCGAGGTGAAGGCGATTGCGGATGGCGAAGCGGCGCAGGGCATCAAGGGCCTCGACCCGATCGCCACCGGTCAGCTTTCGCGCGATGAAATCGAGCGAGGCGAAAAGGACATCAATCACAAGCTGAAGCTTTCCGAGCCGAAGGTTCGCGTGCCCGAATCGAAGCGCCGTGGCCCGCGCTACACGCCGGTCTCCAAGCGCCAGGACCGCCCGAACGCCATTCTCTGGCTGGTCCGCAACCATCCGGAACTGAAAGACGCCCAGATCTCCCGCCTCGTCGGCACCACCAAGTCGACGATCGAGCAGATTCGCGAGCGCACCCACTGGAACTCGACCAACCTGACGCCGATGGATCCGGTGACGCTCGGCCTCTGCAGCC
It encodes:
- a CDS encoding DUF1013 domain-containing protein, with the translated sequence MAQQLLMPKATAVWLVDNTALSFEQIANFCKLHPLEVKAIADGEAAQGIKGLDPIATGQLSRDEIERGEKDINHKLKLSEPKVRVPESKRRGPRYTPVSKRQDRPNAILWLVRNHPELKDAQISRLVGTTKSTIEQIRERTHWNSTNLTPMDPVTLGLCSQIDLDLEVERASKGRPLPTAAELGASLQPASETENLGFNYRNEREEEKEKEIDADAVFAKLSSLKSTRRDDDEEEDRF